In Fusarium oxysporum Fo47 chromosome XI, complete sequence, the following are encoded in one genomic region:
- a CDS encoding bulb-type lectin domain-containing protein has protein sequence MGYGTLENGDWLMVGMSIFSKDRSVELRMQDDGKLAIYYNNRCAWQSTDQQISNAKGAIMQGDGNLCIYDKNGKATWHTNTAAPSGDNKTFLSVQDDGNLVLYKNGGATPIWSSKSNK, from the exons ATGGGTTACGGCACTCTCGAGAACGGCGACTGGCTCATGGTCGGCATgagcatcttcagcaaagATCGCTCCGTCGAGCTCCGCATGCAAGACGATGGCAAGCTCGCCATCTACTACAACAACCGCTGTGCCTGGCAGAGCACCGACCAACAGATCAGCAACGCAAAGGGCGCCATCATGCAGGGCGATGGTAACCTCTGCATCTA TGACAAGAACGGCAAGGCCACTTGGCACACCAACACTGCTGCCCCAAGCGGCGACAACAAGACTTTCCTTTCTGTCCAGGATGACGGAAACCTTGTTCTGTACAAGAACGGTGGTGCTACTCCCATCTGGTCTTCCAAGAGCAACAAATAA